From Lactobacillus sp. PV012:
TGTTTGAAAATTAACAGACCAATAAATAGGATGATTGCTTCTACGACAATAGTTGAGGTGTTCCCAAGAGTAGTTAAACTGCGAGCAATTTTAAGGTTTGTAGGATTGTTATTAGAAATTATATTAATAATATTTTTGTCAAAGGTATGAATAAAATTTTGCTGAGTAGCCACACAAATTGCCCAAACAATAAAGATAATTCCTGCGCCGATTCCTAAACTCAAACTTAGTTGATATTTTTTATAAGAATTTTCCAAGATTAAATTCTCCTCTTGTTTTTTTTAGTATTTGTGGTAAATTATAATCATTATCTAAAAGAAAATAAAGGTTGAAAAGTAGTAATAAGAAAATTTTTTCAGAGAGAGATTGGTTGGTGCAAAGTCTTAAAGTTGACTTATGAACTTGTTTCATTTAAATGCCTTACGTTTAACATGCGTTAAAATGTTATGAGGGTTGCTTAGAGAAGCAAAACTTAGGTGGTACCGCGAATGTTAGATCGTCCTATGTGTTGAGCATGGGACGATTTTTTTATGGATAGAAAGAGGAATTTATGTACAATCATAAAGTTGTTGAAAAAAAGTGGCAAAAATATTGGGCAGATCATGATAGTTTTAAAACAACTCAAGATCCAGCTAAGAAGAATTACTATGCTTTAGATATGTTCCCATTTCCTTCAGCAAAAGGTCTTCATGTGGGACACCCTGAAGGTTATACTGCTACAGATGTTATGGCACGTATGAGACGGGCTCAAGGCTATAATGTGCTTCACCCAATGGGTTGGGATGCATTTGGTCTTCCTACAGAACAATATGCCTTAAAGACTGGTGAAGATCCAGCTAAAGTTACCGATGAAAATATTGCTAATTTTAAGCGTCAGCTAAATAAGCTTGGCTTTTCCTATGATTGGGATCGTGAAGTTAGAACTTCTGACCCTAATTTCTACAAGTGGACTCAATGGGTTTTTGAGCAAATGTATAAAAAAGGCTTAGCTTATGAAGCTGAAGTTCCTGTTAACTGGTCACCAGATTTGGGAACTGTTGTTGCTAATGAAGAAATTGTTGATGGTAAAACTGAACGTGGTGGTTTCCCAGTATATCGTCGTAATATGAAGCAATGGATGCTTAAGATGACTGCTTATGCAGATAGATTGCTTGAAGATTTAGATGATTTGGATTGGCCAGAACCTGTTAAAGAAATGCAAAGAAACTGGATTGGTCGTTCAGTTGGAGCACAAGTAACTTTCAAAGTTAAGAATAGTGACAAGACTTTTGATGTTTTTACTACCCGTCCGGATACTTTATTTGGTGTAAGTTACACTGTATTAGCTCCAGAAAATAAATTAGTTCAAGAAATCACCACTCCTGAACAAAAAGAAGCTGTGGATGCTTATATTAAGAAAATTGAATCAAAATCAGATCTTGAAAGAACAGATTTAAATAAAGATAAGACTGGAGTCTTTACTGGTGCTTATGCAATTAATCCAGTAAACGGTAAAGAAGTTCCAATTTGGATTTCTGACTATGTGTTAGCAAGTTATGGTACTGGTGCGGTTATGGCAGTTCCTGCTCATGATGATCGTGATTATGCATTTGCCAAAAAATTTGATTTGCCAATTAATCAGGTAATTGAAGGTGGTAATCTTGAAAAAGAAGCCTTCACGGGTAATGATAAGCACATTAACTCTGATTTCTTAGATGGGTTAAATAATGATGAAGCTAAAAAACGTATGGTGCAATGGCTTGAAGAACACAATGTTGGTAAGCAAAAAGTTAATTACAAGCTTCGTGATTGGGACTTCTCTCGCCAACGTTACTGGGGTGAACCAATTCCTGTAATTCATTGGGAAGATGGAACAACTAGTTTAGTACCAGAAGATGAACTTCCACTTCGTTTACCACATGCCACTAATATTAAGCCTTCTGGTACGCCAGAAAGTCCTTTAGCTAATTTGACAGATTGGGTAAATGTAGTTGATGAAAATGGACGTAAGGGTAAGCGTGAAACTAATACGATGCCAAACTGGGCTGGTTCATCATGGTACTACTTACGCTATATTGATCCTCACAATGATCAAGAATTAGCTGATTATGACTTACTTAAACAATGGTTACCAGTTGACCTTTACATTGGTGGTGCGGAGCACGCAGTTCGTCACTTGCTTTATGCTAGATTTTGGCACAAAGTTCTTTATGATTTGGGAGTAGTACCAACCAAAGAACCATTCCAACGTCTTTATAACCAAGGGTTAATTTTAAAAGATCATGAAAAGATGTCTAAGTCTAAAGGTAATGTTGTTAACCCAGATGATGTGATTGAAGAATATGGTGCAGATAGCTTAAGAATGTACGAAATGTTCATGGGCCCATTGGATGCTTCAATTGATTGGGATGATAATGGTCCAGCTTCCACTAAGAAGTTCTTAGATCGGGTATGGCGCTTAATGGTTAATGATCTTGATTTAAAGGCTATTCCAAGTGAAAATATTGTTGATGAAAATGATGGGACTTTAGATAAGGTTTATAACCAAACTGTTAAGAAAGTAACTGAAGACTTTGAAGCTCTCCACTTTAACACTGCTATTTCTCAAATGATGGTCTTTATGAATGAAGCTCAAAAGGCTAAAAAGATTCCACGTGAATATGCAGAAGGGTTTGTTAAATTATTAGCCCCAGTTGCTCCACACATGATGGAAGAAATTTGGTCAATTCTAGGTCATGATGAATCTATTACCTATGCAAAATGGCCAACTTATGATGAAAGTAAGTTAGTTGAATCAACTGTGGAAATCATGGTTCAAGTAAATGGTAAGTTACGTGGTAAATTTGAAGCTGCTAAAGATGCTGCTAAAGATGATTTAGAAAAGCAAGCTCTTGCATTACCACATGTTCAAAAATTCTTAGAAGGAAAAGACGTTAAGAAGGTTATCGTAATTCCTAATAAGATTGTCAATATTGTGGCAAAATAATTTTCCTGTTCTATTTTTATAAGAAAAGTATTGAAGAAAAGAATAGGAAATTATATGAAAAATAATAATTCACATGAAAATAATTCACAAGCAACCATGATTCGTGGCTCTGCCTGGATGACATTTGGTTCAATTGTTTCTAGAATCTTAGGAGCAATTTATATAATTCCTTGGTATGCCTGGATGGGAAGCGATGGCAATTTAGCCAATGCTCTAACTGCTAAAAGTTATAACATTTATAGTTTATTTTTAATCGTTTCAACAGCTGGTATTCCTGGAGCTGTAGCTAAGCAGGTAGCCAAGTACAATGCTTTAAATGAGTATGGAATAGGTCGTAAATTATTTAGGCGTGGCTTGTTTTTAATGATTATTTTTGGGGTAATTTCTGCGGCTATAATGTATTTAGGTTCCCCATTTTATGCTGGTGGTGACAAACGGCAAATACCAATTTTGCATAGTTTATCTTATGCGGTTTTAATTATTCCAATTTTAAGTATTATGCGAGGATATTTTCAAGGATATGCGGATATGATGCCAAGTGCAATGTCTCAATTTATTGAACAACTTGCACGTGTCATCTGGATGTTATTAACAGCGTATGTAATTATGCAAGTGCAGCATGGTTCATATTTAAAAGCTGTTATTCAGTCAAATTTAGCTGCTGCGATTGGGGCAGCATTTGGTATTTTGCTCTTAGTTTGGTTTTTATTTAAACGAAGAAGTTACTTAAATTCTTTGGTGGCTCATTCAAATAATCAAATAAAAATTTCTACTTCAAGTTTATTTAAAGAGATTATAGAACAAGCAATCCCATTTATTATCATCGATGCTGGAATTATTTTTTATCAGTTAATTGATCAATACACTTTTCACCCAATGTTAGCAAAATTTGTTCATGCAAGTTCAGACCAGATTGAGAGTTGGTACGCTTTATTTGGTTTAAATGCAAACAAGGTGATTATGATTATTGTCTCTGTTTCAACTGCAATGGCAGTCACAGCAATTCCACTTTTATCAGGAGCACATGCGCGAAAAGATTATCACGATATTGCATCCCAATTAGAAAATACCATTGAATTGTTTTTCTTTGTAATGTTACCAGCATCTTTAGGAATGGCTGCGATTAGTACACCGGTTTATACCATTTTCTATGGTTATGATCCAT
This genomic window contains:
- the leuS gene encoding leucine--tRNA ligase, translated to MYNHKVVEKKWQKYWADHDSFKTTQDPAKKNYYALDMFPFPSAKGLHVGHPEGYTATDVMARMRRAQGYNVLHPMGWDAFGLPTEQYALKTGEDPAKVTDENIANFKRQLNKLGFSYDWDREVRTSDPNFYKWTQWVFEQMYKKGLAYEAEVPVNWSPDLGTVVANEEIVDGKTERGGFPVYRRNMKQWMLKMTAYADRLLEDLDDLDWPEPVKEMQRNWIGRSVGAQVTFKVKNSDKTFDVFTTRPDTLFGVSYTVLAPENKLVQEITTPEQKEAVDAYIKKIESKSDLERTDLNKDKTGVFTGAYAINPVNGKEVPIWISDYVLASYGTGAVMAVPAHDDRDYAFAKKFDLPINQVIEGGNLEKEAFTGNDKHINSDFLDGLNNDEAKKRMVQWLEEHNVGKQKVNYKLRDWDFSRQRYWGEPIPVIHWEDGTTSLVPEDELPLRLPHATNIKPSGTPESPLANLTDWVNVVDENGRKGKRETNTMPNWAGSSWYYLRYIDPHNDQELADYDLLKQWLPVDLYIGGAEHAVRHLLYARFWHKVLYDLGVVPTKEPFQRLYNQGLILKDHEKMSKSKGNVVNPDDVIEEYGADSLRMYEMFMGPLDASIDWDDNGPASTKKFLDRVWRLMVNDLDLKAIPSENIVDENDGTLDKVYNQTVKKVTEDFEALHFNTAISQMMVFMNEAQKAKKIPREYAEGFVKLLAPVAPHMMEEIWSILGHDESITYAKWPTYDESKLVESTVEIMVQVNGKLRGKFEAAKDAAKDDLEKQALALPHVQKFLEGKDVKKVIVIPNKIVNIVAK
- a CDS encoding putative polysaccharide biosynthesis protein, producing the protein MKNNNSHENNSQATMIRGSAWMTFGSIVSRILGAIYIIPWYAWMGSDGNLANALTAKSYNIYSLFLIVSTAGIPGAVAKQVAKYNALNEYGIGRKLFRRGLFLMIIFGVISAAIMYLGSPFYAGGDKRQIPILHSLSYAVLIIPILSIMRGYFQGYADMMPSAMSQFIEQLARVIWMLLTAYVIMQVQHGSYLKAVIQSNLAAAIGAAFGILLLVWFLFKRRSYLNSLVAHSNNQIKISTSSLFKEIIEQAIPFIIIDAGIIFYQLIDQYTFHPMLAKFVHASSDQIESWYALFGLNANKVIMIIVSVSTAMAVTAIPLLSGAHARKDYHDIASQLENTIELFFFVMLPASLGMAAISTPVYTIFYGYDPLGSSVLYLSSFTAICLGSFTVLMAMLQGLSENGLAIKYLIFGLIIKFIVQLPMIRIFKIYGPLIATNISMLFVIWLCLKHLHTQYHYNNDRAARRFAGTAVFSVIMFLIVTIVTKFAGKIFSPQTRFGAIILVIIGVAVGAIFYIFMTLKTSLAQKILGNKVEAIARKLHINI